In Thermanaeromonas sp. C210, the following proteins share a genomic window:
- a CDS encoding ABC transporter ATP-binding protein — protein MACLLEMRDIVKDFGTLRANDHVNLQIEEGEIHALLGENGAGKSTLMNILYGLYHPTSGTILFRGKPVKLNSPQDAINLGIGMVHQHFMLVPALTVVENIILGMPRRWGLVDLKTAAQEIQEVSRSYGYEIDPFAKVWQLSVGEQQRVEIIKALYRGARLLILDEPTAVLTPQEVRELFRVIRRLAEDKYTVIFISHKLNEVMELCTRVTVLRSGKVVGTVNTCDTTKEELARMMVGREVFFKLDKEPPRLGDVVLELDKVEALNEKGLKALKNLSLQVRAGEILGIAGVDGNGQSELAQVITGMRKPVAGRIRLKGRDVTGMGPRFIYEQKVAHIPEDRQAEGLVMDMTIKENLILRQYYRPPFAKGLFLKWPAIKENAAQLMKEYDVRAPHEEFLVKTLSGGNQQKVVLAREVSPQPDLIVAMHPTRGLDVGATEYVHRRLLAERDRGAAVVLISTELDEIFNLSDRIAVIYEGEIMGIVPADKADREELGLMMAGSKRLKAS, from the coding sequence ATGGCATGTCTCTTGGAAATGCGGGATATTGTGAAAGATTTCGGGACCCTGCGGGCCAACGACCACGTGAACCTGCAAATAGAGGAAGGGGAGATACATGCCCTCCTGGGAGAAAACGGCGCCGGAAAATCCACCCTCATGAACATCCTTTACGGCCTGTACCACCCCACCTCCGGCACCATCCTCTTCCGGGGAAAACCCGTTAAATTGAACTCGCCCCAGGATGCCATAAATCTGGGGATAGGTATGGTCCACCAGCACTTCATGCTGGTGCCGGCCCTGACGGTGGTAGAAAACATCATCCTGGGCATGCCGCGGCGGTGGGGGCTCGTGGACCTCAAGACTGCGGCCCAGGAAATCCAGGAGGTTTCCCGCAGTTACGGCTACGAGATCGATCCCTTTGCCAAGGTGTGGCAGCTGTCGGTGGGCGAGCAGCAGAGGGTGGAGATCATTAAAGCCCTCTACCGGGGGGCCCGGCTGCTCATCCTGGATGAGCCCACGGCCGTCCTCACCCCCCAGGAGGTGCGGGAGCTGTTCCGGGTCATTCGGCGCCTGGCGGAAGATAAGTACACTGTCATCTTTATTTCCCACAAGCTCAACGAGGTCATGGAGCTATGCACCCGGGTGACGGTCCTCCGCAGCGGTAAAGTGGTGGGCACGGTGAACACCTGCGATACCACCAAGGAAGAACTGGCCCGCATGATGGTGGGAAGGGAGGTTTTCTTCAAGCTGGACAAGGAGCCTCCCCGCCTGGGGGATGTCGTGCTGGAACTGGATAAAGTAGAAGCTCTGAACGAGAAAGGGCTTAAGGCCCTGAAGAACCTCAGCCTGCAGGTGCGGGCGGGAGAAATCCTGGGCATAGCCGGGGTGGACGGCAACGGGCAGAGCGAACTGGCCCAGGTGATCACCGGCATGCGTAAGCCGGTGGCCGGACGCATACGCCTTAAGGGCCGCGACGTCACGGGCATGGGGCCGCGCTTTATCTACGAGCAAAAGGTGGCCCACATTCCCGAAGACCGGCAGGCAGAGGGCCTGGTGATGGATATGACCATCAAAGAAAACCTGATCCTCCGCCAGTACTACCGGCCTCCCTTTGCCAAGGGCCTGTTCCTGAAGTGGCCGGCCATCAAGGAGAACGCGGCCCAGCTGATGAAGGAGTACGACGTCCGCGCCCCCCACGAAGAATTCCTGGTCAAGACCCTGTCCGGGGGGAACCAGCAGAAGGTGGTGCTGGCCCGGGAAGTCTCCCCCCAGCCGGATCTTATCGTCGCCATGCATCCCACCCGGGGCCTGGACGTGGGGGCCACCGAATATGTTCACCGGCGCCTCCTGGCCGAGCGCGACCGGGGAGCGGCCGTGGTTTTGATTTCCACCGAGCTGGATGAGATCTTCAACTTGAGCGACAGGATTGCGGTGATCTACGAAGGCGAGATTATGGGCATCGTGCCGGCGGATAAGGCCGACCGGGAAGAACTGGGCCTCATGATGGCCGGCTCCAAGCGCCTTAAGGCCTCCTGA
- a CDS encoding amidohydrolase family protein produces MDLLLRRARFMDGSLQDIAIRDGRIRDMGPDLPGPAREIVDVKGRLVIPAFVDAHTHLEKALVGVAGGAASLEEAILAFARLYNTLTREDVQARAGKVLEMAIGHGTGTLRSHVTVVPEIGLVALEALLELKEKYSPFIDLQLVAMPAGVDYDLDDATLKLLEEAARLGVDALGGAPHLSRDPFDSIDKTFDLAEKYGLPVDFHVDEHDEPDVRTLEYLAEKTRERGWAGRVVAGHCCALAAVPDDVAARVIEKVREARISIITLPSCNLYLMGRKDRQPVRRGVTRVRELLEAGVNVAYASDNIRDPFRPFGNADMLEEALITAQVLQMGLPRELETVLKMGTYNAAAATGLGEDYGLRPGARADLVVLEAESPAEAVITQAAKAYVFKGGRLVARGRKDTELYFKVE; encoded by the coding sequence ATGGACCTTCTGCTGCGGCGGGCCAGGTTTATGGACGGGTCCCTGCAGGACATCGCAATACGGGACGGGAGAATCAGGGACATGGGACCGGATCTCCCCGGCCCGGCGCGGGAGATCGTTGACGTAAAGGGCAGGCTGGTGATCCCGGCCTTTGTGGACGCCCACACCCATCTCGAGAAGGCCCTGGTGGGGGTGGCCGGGGGAGCGGCCTCCTTGGAAGAGGCCATCCTGGCCTTTGCCCGCCTCTACAATACCCTGACCAGGGAGGACGTCCAGGCCAGGGCCGGGAAGGTGCTGGAAATGGCCATCGGCCACGGCACCGGCACCCTGCGGAGCCACGTTACGGTGGTCCCCGAGATCGGCCTGGTGGCTCTGGAGGCCCTCCTGGAGCTCAAGGAGAAGTACTCCCCCTTCATCGACCTGCAGCTGGTGGCCATGCCGGCCGGGGTGGATTACGACCTGGACGATGCCACCCTTAAACTTTTAGAGGAGGCGGCCCGCCTCGGCGTGGACGCCCTGGGCGGCGCGCCCCATCTCTCCCGGGACCCCTTTGATAGCATAGACAAGACCTTTGACCTGGCCGAGAAGTACGGCCTACCCGTAGATTTCCATGTGGACGAGCACGACGAGCCAGACGTGCGGACCCTGGAGTATCTGGCGGAGAAGACCCGGGAGCGGGGATGGGCCGGGCGGGTGGTGGCTGGCCACTGCTGCGCCCTGGCGGCGGTGCCCGATGATGTGGCCGCCCGGGTCATAGAAAAGGTGAGGGAAGCGCGAATCAGCATCATAACCCTGCCCTCGTGCAACCTCTACCTCATGGGGAGGAAGGACAGGCAGCCGGTGCGCCGGGGGGTCACCCGGGTGAGGGAGCTCCTGGAGGCCGGGGTCAACGTGGCCTACGCCTCCGACAACATCCGCGACCCCTTCCGGCCCTTCGGCAATGCCGACATGCTGGAGGAGGCCCTCATTACGGCCCAGGTCCTCCAGATGGGACTGCCCCGTGAACTGGAAACGGTCCTCAAAATGGGGACCTACAACGCCGCGGCTGCCACGGGCCTGGGGGAGGACTACGGCCTGCGGCCAGGAGCCCGGGCCGACCTGGTGGTGCTGGAGGCGGAGAGCCCGGCCGAAGCCGTTATTACCCAGGCGGCGAAGGCCTACGTCTTTAAGGGAGGCCGCCTGGTGGCCCGCGGCCGCAAGGATACGGAACTGTATTTTAAGGTAGAATAA
- a CDS encoding ABC transporter permease, protein MDLNNLAGFLAATFRMATPILLASLGGVFTARVGIINFALEGIMLVGAFMGVYGSYVTGNPWIGALMGSLGGLAVALILGYMSITVKADQVVAGTGINILSIGLTSYLLNVVFGIGAKPSAVAAFQEWAVPGLSNLPFVGPVLFRQIPLVYVALLLVPLTWYIIYKTPFGLSMRAIGEHPRAADSLGINVYRVRYLAVIISGILGGLGGAFLSIGQLSVFMEKLTSGRGYVAWSTVTVGKWNPLGIMGASFLFGAADALQLRLQTLGFKIPYQFFLMLPYILTILVLAGVVGRTVPPASMGKPYGKEGR, encoded by the coding sequence ATGGACTTAAATAACCTTGCAGGATTCCTCGCGGCTACCTTCCGCATGGCCACTCCCATCCTCCTGGCCAGCCTGGGAGGGGTTTTTACCGCCAGGGTGGGCATCATAAACTTCGCCCTGGAGGGCATCATGCTGGTGGGCGCCTTTATGGGGGTATACGGCTCCTATGTTACGGGTAATCCCTGGATAGGTGCCCTCATGGGCAGCCTGGGCGGACTAGCGGTGGCCCTCATACTGGGGTACATGAGCATTACAGTAAAGGCGGACCAGGTGGTGGCCGGGACGGGTATCAATATTTTGTCCATCGGCCTTACCAGCTACCTGCTCAACGTGGTCTTCGGCATAGGGGCCAAGCCTTCTGCAGTGGCGGCCTTCCAGGAATGGGCGGTGCCCGGGCTCAGCAACCTGCCCTTCGTGGGACCGGTGTTGTTCCGGCAGATACCCCTGGTGTACGTCGCCCTCCTGTTGGTGCCGCTCACCTGGTACATTATCTATAAGACCCCCTTCGGCCTCAGCATGCGGGCTATCGGCGAGCACCCCCGCGCGGCGGACAGCCTGGGCATCAATGTGTACCGGGTGCGTTACCTGGCGGTGATCATTTCCGGCATTCTTGGGGGGTTGGGAGGAGCCTTCCTCTCTATCGGGCAGCTCTCGGTCTTTATGGAGAAGCTCACGTCGGGACGGGGCTACGTGGCCTGGTCCACGGTGACAGTGGGCAAGTGGAACCCCCTGGGGATTATGGGGGCCTCCTTCCTGTTCGGGGCGGCGGACGCCCTGCAGCTTCGCCTGCAGACTTTGGGCTTTAAGATTCCCTACCAGTTCTTCCTCATGCTGCCTTACATCCTGACCATCCTGGTCCTGGCAGGTGTGGTGGGCAGGACCGTTCCCCCGGCCTCCATGGGTAAGCCCTACGGTAAGGAAGGCCGGTAA
- a CDS encoding 4Fe-4S binding protein: MADLTVNFLGKKLRNPFVLGAGPLTYSGEALVAAWETGLGAVVTKTLRREPADNPYPHMVDIGRGTLINAEKWADLTAEQWIEKEIPLAKKHGVVVIASVGHTPEEAEELVRPVEEAGADFIELVSYEESTMIPMVEKTKERVKIPVIAKLSPNWPGLPRVAARCLEAGADAITAVDSYGPVLRLDVRTARPLLGGPYGFGWLSGGGLKPIALRAVAEICLANPGVKVIGLGGVSSGEDALEMLLAGAGLVGICSVAISRGLKVVETLTRELSSLLDELNYSSVEEASGRSLPYLLPQEQKEKLRFRYDPEKCTDCRLCVTRCPYGARRLEIKKMELDEEKCRNCGYCVSVCRPGALTSDRLRGWA; this comes from the coding sequence ATGGCTGACTTGACGGTGAATTTCCTGGGGAAGAAACTGCGCAATCCCTTCGTCCTGGGGGCCGGGCCGCTGACCTACAGCGGGGAAGCCCTGGTGGCGGCCTGGGAGACCGGATTGGGGGCGGTGGTAACCAAGACCCTGCGCCGGGAACCGGCCGACAATCCCTACCCCCACATGGTAGACATAGGCCGCGGTACCCTCATCAACGCCGAGAAATGGGCGGACCTGACCGCGGAGCAGTGGATTGAAAAGGAGATCCCCCTGGCCAAAAAGCACGGGGTGGTGGTCATCGCCTCCGTGGGGCATACGCCGGAAGAAGCCGAAGAGCTGGTCCGGCCGGTGGAGGAGGCGGGAGCCGATTTCATCGAACTCGTGTCCTATGAAGAGTCTACCATGATCCCCATGGTGGAGAAGACCAAAGAGCGGGTGAAGATCCCGGTCATCGCCAAGCTTTCCCCCAACTGGCCGGGTCTACCCCGGGTGGCCGCCCGTTGCCTGGAGGCCGGGGCCGACGCCATTACGGCCGTGGACTCCTACGGGCCGGTCCTGCGCCTGGACGTGCGGACGGCCAGGCCCCTGCTCGGAGGTCCCTACGGCTTCGGCTGGCTGAGCGGAGGGGGCCTCAAGCCCATCGCCCTGCGGGCGGTGGCCGAAATCTGCCTGGCCAACCCGGGCGTCAAGGTGATAGGCCTCGGTGGCGTGAGCAGCGGGGAGGACGCCCTGGAGATGCTCCTGGCCGGTGCCGGCCTGGTGGGGATCTGTTCGGTGGCCATCAGCCGGGGCCTAAAGGTAGTGGAGACTTTGACCCGGGAACTATCTTCCCTTCTGGACGAGCTTAATTACTCCTCGGTGGAGGAGGCCTCCGGCCGCAGCCTGCCCTATCTCCTCCCCCAGGAGCAGAAGGAGAAGCTCCGGTTCCGGTACGATCCGGAGAAGTGCACCGACTGCCGGCTGTGCGTAACCCGCTGCCCTTACGGCGCCCGGCGGCTGGAGATCAAGAAGATGGAGCTGGACGAGGAGAAGTGCAGAAACTGCGGCTACTGCGTTTCGGTCTGCCGGCCCGGCGCCCTGACTTCGGACCGTCTGCGCGGCTGGGCTTAG
- a CDS encoding GntR family transcriptional regulator, producing MQKLHLTPLYMKAKEAIIDMIQKGRFPENRLPPEEELAEKLGISRATIREALMILAREGVVSKKHGVGNFAHPSALENRMRIDLISDIARLLKASGYEVAVEHRNFREGELAPAIAEKLRLAPGETPLYIFDRLYLADGRPAVFITIRIPRIHVVNDIRNLPAGPTIVDVLKACCNAEPSHSILTFQPLSADAPLAEIFELPEDHPLISWEELFFDLYDRRLCYNTIVFHPRIVQLSMLRKWGR from the coding sequence ATGCAGAAGCTTCATCTTACACCCCTCTACATGAAGGCCAAAGAAGCCATCATCGACATGATCCAAAAGGGCAGGTTCCCAGAAAACCGGCTCCCGCCGGAAGAGGAACTGGCCGAAAAACTGGGCATAAGCCGGGCCACCATCCGCGAGGCTCTCATGATCCTGGCCCGGGAGGGCGTGGTGTCCAAGAAACACGGCGTGGGCAACTTCGCCCACCCCAGCGCCCTGGAAAACCGCATGCGCATCGACCTCATCTCCGACATCGCCCGCCTACTCAAGGCCAGCGGCTACGAGGTAGCGGTAGAGCACCGGAACTTCCGGGAGGGGGAGCTGGCACCGGCCATCGCGGAGAAGTTGCGGCTGGCCCCGGGCGAAACCCCCCTCTACATCTTCGACCGCCTTTACCTGGCCGACGGGCGGCCGGCGGTATTCATCACCATCCGGATACCCAGGATCCATGTGGTCAACGACATAAGGAATTTACCGGCCGGTCCCACCATCGTGGACGTCCTCAAGGCCTGCTGCAATGCGGAGCCCTCCCACTCCATTCTCACCTTCCAGCCCCTCTCGGCCGATGCCCCGCTGGCGGAGATTTTTGAGCTGCCGGAGGATCATCCTCTTATTTCCTGGGAGGAACTCTTCTTCGATCTCTACGACCGGCGGCTCTGCTACAACACCATCGTATTCCACCCGCGGATCGTGCAGCTTAGCATGCTGAGGAAATGGGGCCGGTAG
- the argF gene encoding ornithine carbamoyltransferase, with product MQTNLKGKHLITLQEWTKEEIETLLDLSFELKRRKMLREKHHLLEDRTFYMLFFEESTRTRNAFETGMTQLGGHAIYLTPKMTQIDHGETAKDTVEVLGRFGDGIGVRNCAYKKGNAYMRELAKWAKIPVINMQCDLYHPTQALADLMTIREKFGHNLRGLKFVISWTYAPKYIRPLSMPQSLILLMPRFGMDVTLAHPPEFHLLPEIVEQAKKNAEEAGVKFEIVHDMDEACKDAHVVYAKSWGPIAYTGSDTEGAELIEKYKDWVCNGRRMGLAKPEAIYMHCMPADRGIEVTEDVIDGPQSVIYDEAENRLHTIKAILAATMR from the coding sequence TTGCAGACCAATCTCAAGGGTAAGCACCTTATCACCCTGCAGGAGTGGACCAAGGAGGAAATCGAGACCCTGCTGGACCTGTCCTTTGAGCTGAAGCGCCGGAAGATGCTGCGGGAAAAGCATCACCTGCTGGAAGACCGTACCTTCTACATGCTCTTTTTTGAGGAATCCACCCGCACCCGCAATGCCTTCGAAACCGGCATGACCCAGCTCGGGGGACACGCCATTTACCTGACCCCCAAGATGACCCAGATCGACCACGGCGAAACGGCCAAGGACACGGTCGAGGTGCTGGGCCGCTTCGGGGACGGAATAGGGGTGCGCAACTGCGCTTACAAGAAGGGCAACGCCTACATGCGGGAACTGGCCAAGTGGGCCAAGATCCCGGTAATCAACATGCAGTGCGACCTGTACCATCCCACCCAGGCCCTTGCGGACCTCATGACCATCCGCGAAAAGTTCGGCCATAACCTCCGGGGCCTCAAGTTCGTCATTTCCTGGACCTACGCGCCCAAGTACATCCGGCCCTTGTCCATGCCCCAGTCCTTAATCCTCCTCATGCCCCGCTTCGGCATGGACGTTACCCTGGCCCACCCGCCCGAGTTCCACCTCCTGCCGGAGATCGTGGAACAGGCCAAGAAGAACGCGGAGGAAGCCGGGGTCAAGTTCGAGATCGTCCACGATATGGACGAGGCGTGCAAGGACGCCCATGTGGTGTACGCCAAGAGCTGGGGTCCCATCGCCTACACCGGCAGCGACACCGAGGGAGCGGAGCTCATCGAGAAATATAAGGACTGGGTGTGCAACGGCCGCCGCATGGGCCTGGCCAAGCCCGAAGCCATCTACATGCACTGCATGCCGGCCGACCGCGGCATAGAGGTTACGGAAGACGTCATCGACGGGCCGCAGTCGGTGATCTACGACGAGGCCGAAAACCGGCTCCACACCATCAAGGCTATCCTGGCGGCCACCATGCGCTAG
- a CDS encoding UbiD family decarboxylase, whose translation MDLRQYLDLLREKGHLVEISRKVSPRFELANVINTMLQEGGPIGLFTNVDHPSGMMVTGGLLAHPERVALALGCRVEEVNSRVEAATENLVEPVTVERPLFLENVFQGEEVDLTRQLPIPHHNPGDGGPYITAGIVISRDPVTGRQNYSYNRLHLKGPRRLAVMMNEWRHIAWFYREAEKRGEPLPIAVAIGMDPVVEIAAGFRIEDDEIKLAGALRGRPMELGKCATVDIYAPQEAEIVIEGRILPHHREEEGPLAEFTGHFGEVYQHPVVEVTALCHRHRPVYRTIVPGSFEHVYIGNVLPREPMLLRFARHVSPNVKGVHLLPCTGGFMAVISLDKQNQGEPKNVALAALMTHVNIKMALVVDTDVNIYDTGDLLWALATRVDAARDIFTVPYAQGMENDPTTGADGTHTKVGIDATLDLALRKDYRRVVYPRVNLKEYLPLGATGPISSAC comes from the coding sequence ATGGATTTGAGGCAATATCTAGACCTGCTCCGTGAAAAGGGGCACCTGGTGGAAATTAGCCGGAAGGTGAGCCCCCGGTTCGAGCTGGCCAACGTAATCAACACCATGCTCCAGGAGGGCGGGCCCATCGGTCTCTTCACCAACGTGGACCATCCTTCGGGCATGATGGTCACCGGGGGCCTGCTGGCCCACCCGGAAAGGGTGGCCCTGGCCCTGGGCTGCCGGGTGGAGGAGGTCAACTCCCGGGTGGAGGCTGCGACCGAAAATCTAGTCGAGCCGGTGACGGTGGAGCGGCCTTTGTTCCTGGAGAACGTGTTCCAAGGGGAGGAGGTGGACCTCACCCGCCAGCTCCCCATCCCCCACCACAACCCGGGGGACGGCGGGCCGTACATCACGGCGGGCATCGTTATCTCCCGGGACCCGGTGACCGGCCGCCAGAACTACTCCTACAACCGGCTGCACCTTAAAGGACCCCGGAGGCTGGCCGTGATGATGAACGAGTGGCGGCATATAGCCTGGTTCTACCGGGAGGCGGAAAAGCGCGGGGAGCCCCTGCCCATAGCCGTGGCCATCGGCATGGACCCGGTGGTGGAGATAGCGGCGGGCTTCCGCATAGAAGACGACGAGATTAAACTGGCGGGCGCCCTGCGGGGCCGGCCCATGGAGCTGGGCAAGTGCGCCACAGTGGATATCTATGCCCCCCAGGAGGCGGAGATCGTCATCGAGGGGCGCATCCTGCCCCATCACCGCGAGGAGGAAGGCCCCCTGGCCGAGTTCACCGGCCACTTCGGGGAGGTTTATCAGCACCCGGTGGTGGAAGTCACGGCCCTCTGCCACCGCCACCGGCCCGTCTACCGCACCATCGTGCCGGGCTCCTTTGAGCATGTTTATATAGGCAACGTGCTGCCCAGGGAGCCCATGCTCCTGCGCTTTGCCCGGCATGTATCCCCCAATGTGAAGGGGGTGCACCTCCTGCCCTGCACCGGCGGGTTTATGGCGGTTATCTCCCTGGACAAGCAGAACCAGGGGGAACCCAAGAATGTGGCCCTGGCCGCCCTCATGACCCACGTGAACATCAAGATGGCCCTGGTGGTGGACACCGACGTCAACATCTACGACACCGGCGACCTCCTCTGGGCCCTGGCCACCAGGGTGGACGCGGCCCGGGACATCTTCACCGTTCCCTACGCCCAGGGCATGGAGAACGACCCGACCACCGGGGCCGACGGCACCCACACCAAGGTGGGCATCGATGCAACCCTGGACCTGGCCCTACGGAAGGACTACAGGCGGGTGGTTTACCCGCGGGTGAACCTGAAGGAATACCTGCCCTTAGGGGCTACCGGCCCCATTTCCTCAGCATGCTAA
- a CDS encoding ABC transporter permease, producing the protein MQLKLGKWEISIERKPKVSGLLAGILGPAAALVLAFIVASFIIALSGANPLLAYKYMLSGAFGSLRSFTETLVKATPLLLSGLGLTVAYRTGLISIGAEGQMIMGGLFATLAGIYMGWIPGPALILVVMLAGMVGGGLWGAIPGYLKARLGVSEVINTIMLNYIAIFLVSYLLDVPLREPPGYFPQTAQIARHAWLPYVLPGTRLHLGVLIAFASAFVVYFLLWRSPLGYQMRAVGYNREAARHSGMNVGKNMVLALSLSGAFAGLAGMVEIAGLHHRLLNGFSSEYGFDAMAVALLGKLHPGGVTIASIFFGALRVGANMMQRSVQVPASLVFVIQGLVILFVLMDELLRNYVIRIFAKPVLEEKSYGLK; encoded by the coding sequence GTGCAGTTGAAATTGGGCAAGTGGGAGATAAGCATAGAGCGCAAACCGAAGGTATCGGGCCTCCTGGCGGGAATCCTCGGTCCGGCGGCCGCCCTGGTGCTGGCCTTTATAGTGGCATCCTTTATCATTGCCCTTTCCGGGGCCAATCCCCTCCTGGCCTACAAGTACATGCTCTCCGGGGCCTTCGGCAGCCTGCGGAGCTTTACCGAGACCCTGGTCAAGGCCACGCCCCTGCTGCTCAGCGGGCTGGGCCTTACGGTCGCCTACCGCACCGGCCTCATCTCCATAGGCGCCGAGGGGCAGATGATCATGGGCGGCCTGTTTGCCACCCTGGCGGGGATTTACATGGGGTGGATCCCGGGCCCGGCCCTGATCCTGGTGGTGATGCTGGCCGGCATGGTAGGCGGCGGCCTGTGGGGGGCTATACCCGGATACCTCAAAGCCAGGCTGGGCGTTTCGGAAGTCATCAACACCATTATGTTGAACTACATCGCCATTTTCCTGGTGTCCTACCTGCTGGACGTACCCCTTCGCGAGCCTCCGGGCTACTTTCCCCAGACCGCCCAGATAGCCCGGCACGCGTGGCTTCCCTATGTACTTCCCGGCACGCGCCTGCACCTGGGGGTCCTCATCGCCTTTGCCTCGGCCTTCGTAGTTTATTTTCTGCTGTGGCGTTCGCCCCTGGGCTACCAGATGCGGGCCGTGGGCTACAACCGCGAGGCGGCCAGGCACAGCGGCATGAACGTCGGCAAGAACATGGTCCTGGCCCTCAGCCTCTCGGGGGCCTTTGCGGGCCTAGCGGGGATGGTGGAGATAGCGGGGCTGCATCACCGGCTGCTCAACGGCTTCAGCTCGGAGTACGGGTTTGATGCCATGGCCGTGGCCCTCCTGGGCAAGCTGCACCCGGGGGGGGTAACCATCGCCTCCATTTTCTTCGGAGCCCTCAGGGTGGGGGCCAATATGATGCAGCGCAGCGTCCAGGTCCCGGCCTCTCTGGTCTTCGTCATCCAGGGGCTGGTGATCCTTTTCGTCCTCATGGACGAACTCCTGCGCAATTATGTTATACGCATTTTTGCCAAGCCGGTTCTGGAGGAAAAGAGTTATGGACTTAAATAA
- a CDS encoding flavodoxin family protein produces MAVKLLGLSGSPRRGATEYVLQEALKAATSAFPQIETELMVLRGRKVAPCNGCGYCKKNKTRCCMQDDMQELFDRFVAADAYLVASPVYVMGPTPQLAAFFSRLRPVHHVFPEALRNKVGGAIAVGGTRNGGQEVTVNLIINYLLTRGLVVVGGEIGGYAGGKVWSRDLGAEGAGEDDIGMDTVKGLARKVAEVAVIMHEGRKALKSAP; encoded by the coding sequence GTGGCGGTGAAACTCCTGGGCCTTTCGGGCAGCCCCCGCAGGGGCGCGACGGAGTACGTGCTGCAAGAAGCCCTTAAGGCGGCCACATCTGCCTTCCCCCAAATCGAGACGGAGCTCATGGTCCTGCGCGGCCGCAAGGTGGCGCCGTGCAACGGGTGCGGCTACTGTAAGAAGAACAAGACGCGCTGCTGTATGCAAGACGACATGCAGGAGCTCTTCGACCGGTTCGTGGCCGCCGATGCCTACCTGGTGGCTTCCCCGGTCTACGTAATGGGGCCCACGCCCCAGCTGGCGGCCTTCTTCAGCCGCCTGCGGCCGGTACACCATGTTTTTCCCGAGGCTCTGCGCAACAAGGTGGGCGGGGCCATAGCCGTGGGAGGCACCCGGAATGGCGGCCAGGAAGTGACCGTTAACCTGATAATCAATTATCTCCTGACCCGCGGCCTGGTGGTGGTGGGCGGGGAGATCGGCGGATATGCCGGCGGCAAGGTATGGTCCCGGGATCTGGGAGCCGAGGGAGCCGGTGAGGATGACATCGGTATGGACACGGTGAAGGGGCTGGCCCGCAAGGTGGCCGAGGTGGCCGTCATTATGCACGAGGGGCGGAAGGCCCTAAAGAGCGCCCCTTAG
- a CDS encoding YgeY family selenium metabolism-linked hydrolase — translation MSLETLQKFVDGLQDEMVTFLREFIAIPSLSGREKEAADFLLAGMNKLGFDEVWRDSTGSVAGRLGRGKTIILYDAHMDTVEAGDPAEWGFDPFKGKYENGVVYGRGASDDKGCLTCMAFAGKVIKELDLLGDFTLYVVGVVGEEIGEGLAIRNFLEETGIRPHYVVIGEASDLRLCRGHRGRALLQVRVPGREGHASVPERADNALSKAAAIVREVERLPEKFAADPFLGRGSIAATKVECKTPSLNTIPGECILYLDRRLTVGETRELCLEQVREIAAPFGAEVEIMRCEEPGYMGRPIGGEEFFPAWSLPEDHPLIQVAAETFRRVLGREPVIGRWDFSTDGTYTAGMAGIPTLGFGPGSEEHPHTLRDQISVPQLLDALKVYAYLPRMLAGGR, via the coding sequence ATGTCACTAGAGACTTTGCAGAAGTTTGTTGACGGCCTGCAGGACGAGATGGTAACCTTCCTGCGCGAGTTTATCGCCATTCCCAGCCTTTCAGGCCGGGAGAAGGAGGCGGCCGACTTCCTGCTGGCGGGGATGAACAAGCTGGGGTTTGATGAGGTATGGCGGGATTCCACCGGCAGCGTGGCCGGCCGTCTGGGTAGAGGTAAGACGATCATCCTCTATGATGCCCACATGGACACTGTGGAGGCCGGGGACCCCGCCGAATGGGGCTTTGACCCCTTTAAGGGTAAATACGAAAACGGCGTGGTCTATGGCCGCGGGGCCAGTGACGATAAAGGCTGCCTGACCTGCATGGCCTTTGCCGGGAAGGTCATCAAGGAACTGGATCTGCTGGGCGACTTTACCCTGTACGTGGTGGGGGTGGTAGGAGAAGAGATAGGCGAGGGGTTGGCCATTCGGAATTTCCTGGAGGAAACCGGCATCCGCCCCCACTACGTGGTCATCGGTGAGGCCAGCGACCTGCGCTTGTGCCGGGGTCACCGGGGCCGGGCCCTCCTCCAGGTGAGGGTGCCGGGCCGGGAGGGCCATGCCAGCGTCCCCGAGCGGGCGGACAATGCCCTCTCTAAAGCCGCGGCCATCGTGCGGGAAGTGGAGCGCCTCCCGGAGAAGTTTGCCGCGGACCCCTTCCTGGGCAGGGGCAGCATAGCGGCCACCAAGGTGGAGTGCAAGACGCCCTCCCTCAACACCATCCCGGGAGAGTGTATCCTCTATCTCGACCGCCGGCTCACGGTGGGCGAGACGCGGGAGCTGTGCCTGGAGCAGGTAAGGGAGATCGCGGCGCCCTTCGGAGCCGAGGTGGAGATTATGCGATGCGAGGAGCCGGGCTACATGGGGAGGCCCATAGGCGGCGAGGAGTTCTTCCCCGCCTGGAGCCTGCCGGAGGACCATCCCCTGATACAGGTGGCTGCCGAGACCTTCCGGCGCGTCCTGGGGCGCGAGCCCGTCATCGGCCGCTGGGATTTCAGCACCGACGGCACTTATACCGCGGGCATGGCCGGGATCCCCACCCTAGGGTTCGGACCGGGCTCGGAGGAACATCCCCATACCCTTAGAGATCAGATCTCCGTACCACAGCTCTTGGACGCCCTGAAGGTATACGCCTACCTGCCCCGCATGCTGGCCGGGGGGCGTTAG